In the genome of Triticum aestivum cultivar Chinese Spring unplaced genomic scaffold, IWGSC CS RefSeq v2.1 scaffold81095, whole genome shotgun sequence, one region contains:
- the LOC123177982 gene encoding B3 domain-containing protein Os03g0212300-like has protein sequence PSLQRLPDKFTRVLLELDGGKPQEVKLRNAGHGRRFWDVKVVLDADGHMYLGRGWEQFARAHDLRLGYFLVFSFDGDAVLTVKVFDVSMCRRHYQHDDDGSTSSGSSSDGDSGSKDGSSNGDGGGNSSSMAVMGIDDGPASLFTVMLRECNLGVRQKQYLNVPVEFQNAHGYAERSKVELRMRGKSWFVNLKHSPRSRGRPRASLRYGWHQFCVDNGLGVGDTCFFRALGEGSAGEVHLLKVEVRKRDGSFLV, from the exons CCctcgctgcagaggctgcctgacaagttTACGAGGGTGCTGCTAGAGCTAGACGGCGGCAAGCCCCAGGAAGTGAAGCTGCGGAATGCCGGCCACGGGCGTCGCTTTTGGGACGTGAAGGTGGTGCTGGAcgccgacggccacatgtacctagggCGCGGCTGGGAGCAGTTCGCCCGTGCGCACGACCTGCGGCTCGGCTACTTCCTGGTCTTCAGCTTCGACGGCGACGCCGTGCTCACCGTCAAGGTGTTCGACGTGAGCATGTGCCGCAGGCACTACCAGCACGATGACGATGGCAGTACCA GCAGTGGGAGCAGCAGCGACGGCGACAGTGGCAGCAAAGATGGCAGCAgcaacggcgacggtggcggcaACAGCAGCAGCATGGCGGTGATGGGGATCGACGACGGGCCGGCGTCGCTGTTCACCGTCATGCTGAGGGAGTGCAACCTGGGCGTGAGGCAGAAGCAGTACCTG AACGTGCCGGTGGAGTTCCAGAACGCGCACGGGTACGCGGAGAGGAGCAAGGTGGAGCTGCGGATGCGCGGCAAGTCGTGGTTCGTGAACCTGAAGCACAGCCCCCGGAGCCGTGGCAGGCCCCGCGCGTCGCTCAGGTACGGGTGGCACCAGTTCTGCGTCGACAACGGCCTCGGCGTCGGCGACACCTGCTTCTTCCGAGCTCTTGGCGAAGGCAGCGCCGGCGAGGTCCACCTTCTCAAGGTGGAGGTGAGGAAGCGAGACGGCAGCTTCCTGGTCTGA